TGGCCCCGCGCGTGGCCCTCTCAATGCTCTCGTGCGCGGCGGACACCGCTTGATTCCTTGCGGCCTCAAGCAGGGCCTCGGCCTCTCTTTGCGCCTCCGCGAGTATCTTTCCTGCCTCAGATTGAGTGTCGTTTTCGATACGGCTGACGATGTCTTTTAGAGCCATACATCATCCCGTCACGGTTATCAGCATCAAAACACTTATGATCAGCGAGAAAACAGCGTAGGTCTCGACAAGCGCCGGAAATATCAGCGCCTTGCCGGCTTCCTCGTCCCGCCTGGCGACCATACCTACGGCTCCGACTGCGGCAAGACCTTGATATATCCCCGAGACCATGCAAACAAAGGCCACCGGCAGACAGGAAAAGAAGACCCTCAGCCCCTCGGTAGCGCTCAGAGCCAGATCACCTTCGAAAAATCCCAGAAAAATAAAGACCAACAGGGCGGTGATGAAGCCGTAGATGCCCTGCGTGCCCGGCATCGCCGTCAGCGGGAGCAGCCGGCCGAACTTCTCGGGCGCCTCGGAAACCACGCCGGTAGCCGCTCCGCTCACAATCGCAATGCCTATGGCGGAGCCGATTCCACCCCCTATCGCGGCCAGAGCCGCGCCAAAAAACGCCCACTCCACACCTGACATCCCCAGGACAAACTCCTTCACAAGCGTTTGCCTCCTTCCTGCTCACCCAACTCCGGGTGAAGCACCAGTGATTTGGTCCGCCAGGAAAACGGCGAGTAGACGCTTCCTCCGGCACTGTAAAACTTGCTGAAGAACTCAACAAACTGCAGACGCGCTGAATGAACGAATGCGCCGAGGATGTTGATGGCGATGTTGAACGCATGTCCGACGATAAGGATCACGGCTGCCGCAAGAATGCCGATCCCCCACGGCAACTCCACGACCATGCCGGCAAGAATGTTCATTACCTGCCCTACCAGCAAACTTGCAAGCCCCAACGCCACAAGCCGGGTGTAGGAAAGGAAATCCGAGAGGTACCCCGAGAGCCCATAAAGCCCGAGTAGCCCTCTTCCCAACCCGACTAACGTCTCTTTCGGGCTCAACCTCATCACGGCCTCGATCACGCGCCCTTTGAGCACAACAGCGGCCGTCCCAAGCCATGCCAACCACAAGCCTTGACTCGTCACACCAGCCAGGACCAGCGCGACAATCATGAGTAACCCGGAAAAATCGTCCTGCACCGCAACCGGCCACTCGCCGGCCTTGACCAAGCGATACATATTTACCAGCACCCCGAACACCACGTGGATAACGCCAATGGCTACCGAGATCAGCAGCAGCAGCATTATGTCCTCCAGCGGATCAAAGAGCGGCTGATAGCGCAGGAAAGCGGGAAGCTGGTCGACCGACAGCGCGAAATAACTCCTGCTGGCCACTCCGACAACTATCGAGGCCAGGCCTCCCGCGATTAGCAAGTC
Above is a window of Actinomycetota bacterium DNA encoding:
- a CDS encoding V-type ATP synthase subunit K; its protein translation is MSGVEWAFFGAALAAIGGGIGSAIGIAIVSGAATGVVSEAPEKFGRLLPLTAMPGTQGIYGFITALLVFIFLGFFEGDLALSATEGLRVFFSCLPVAFVCMVSGIYQGLAAVGAVGMVARRDEEAGKALIFPALVETYAVFSLIISVLMLITVTG